A genomic region of Anaerolineales bacterium contains the following coding sequences:
- a CDS encoding sulfite exporter TauE/SafE family protein — MILLAKYLLLLLTGIAAGVINTLAGSGSLLTLPALIFLGLPANVANGTNRVGVVLQNLVAGISFQRSGSLDLRGALWLSIPGVLGALLGAQIAVNLDEALMQRVIGIVMVLMLLVMLLRPERWLQGTLQSLPAHGFSLWQALSLFVIGIYGGFIQAGVGIFLLAALVLSVGYDLVRANAVKIVVILAFTLVSLVVFAHNAQVEWTAGLVLGAGSMLGARWGARMAAAKGAAWVRWVVLATVALSAAYLLLPLGSIAAWIAGLFASAAS; from the coding sequence ATGATCCTTTTAGCAAAGTACTTACTGCTACTGCTCACCGGCATCGCCGCCGGAGTTATCAATACGCTGGCGGGGAGCGGCTCATTGCTCACCCTGCCGGCACTGATATTTCTCGGCCTGCCCGCCAATGTAGCCAATGGCACCAACCGGGTGGGGGTGGTGCTGCAGAACCTGGTGGCTGGCATCAGCTTCCAGCGCAGCGGCTCGCTTGACCTACGCGGCGCGTTGTGGCTAAGCATCCCTGGGGTGCTGGGCGCACTACTGGGCGCCCAGATTGCCGTGAACCTGGATGAGGCGCTGATGCAGCGCGTGATCGGCATAGTCATGGTGCTGATGCTGCTGGTGATGCTGCTGCGCCCCGAGCGTTGGCTGCAAGGTACTCTGCAAAGCCTGCCGGCGCACGGCTTCTCGTTATGGCAAGCCCTCAGCCTGTTTGTCATCGGCATCTACGGCGGCTTCATCCAAGCCGGGGTTGGCATATTTCTGCTGGCGGCCCTGGTGCTCTCGGTGGGCTACGACCTGGTGCGCGCCAACGCGGTGAAGATCGTGGTGATCTTAGCCTTCACCCTGGTATCGCTAGTGGTGTTTGCCCACAACGCCCAGGTGGAGTGGACCGCGGGCTTGGTGCTGGGCGCGGGCAGCATGCTAGGGGCGCGCTGGGGCGCCCGCATGGCAGCAGCCAAAGGCGCCGCCTGGGTGCGCTGGGTGGTGCTGGCCACGGTGGCCCTTTCGGCCGCGTACCTGCTCTTGCCGCTGGGCAGTATCGCCGCCTGGATTGCCGGCCTGTTCGCCAGCGCAGCCAGTTAG
- a CDS encoding HlyC/CorC family transporter, with protein sequence MITTEIIVIFVLVLINGYFAAAELALVTARKHRLKILSDQGDKAAGEVIKVKEKPGHILATVQVGISLIGSLASAYGGASIAPILAEWLAQVAILKPYAQQLALLLLVLTITYLTLILGELVPKQLALRNPERMATRLYRPLKWLGRIASPLVKLLSISTDGILRLLPGAARVPSTSSEEIEQLLQQGAAEGIFQRSEEMFVSGVFEYGDRQAHDVMTARTEIAALDAEVSPPEALNQAAQWGFSRFPVYETNLDNVIGYAHIKDLIWADATIKLRDIARQVILVPESATLPNVYKRLTTERSHMAIVLDEHGGTAGLLTLEDVLEVIVGEINDEYHISRGDISPLGKGAWLVAGATPVDELSDVVGVLIEPDEVYSTAAGLVMAELGRIPHVGEVVHYKSLIFTVRQMDNLRIDQLLVQRTPAGAALDIAP encoded by the coding sequence TTGATTACTACTGAGATCATTGTTATCTTTGTCCTGGTGTTAATCAACGGCTACTTCGCCGCGGCGGAGCTGGCCTTGGTCACGGCTCGCAAGCACCGCCTTAAGATCCTTTCTGATCAGGGTGACAAGGCCGCCGGCGAAGTCATCAAGGTCAAGGAGAAGCCCGGGCATATTCTGGCCACGGTGCAGGTTGGCATCAGTCTGATCGGCTCGCTTGCCTCCGCTTATGGTGGCGCTTCGATCGCGCCGATACTGGCCGAATGGCTGGCCCAGGTCGCGATCCTCAAGCCGTATGCGCAGCAGCTTGCCTTGCTGCTGCTGGTGCTCACCATCACCTACCTCACGCTGATCCTGGGTGAGCTGGTGCCCAAGCAACTGGCGCTGCGCAATCCGGAACGCATGGCCACGCGGCTTTACCGGCCCTTGAAGTGGCTGGGGCGCATCGCCTCCCCACTGGTGAAGTTGCTCTCGATCTCCACCGATGGCATCCTGCGCTTGCTGCCGGGCGCGGCGCGCGTGCCCAGCACCAGCTCCGAAGAGATCGAGCAGTTGTTGCAACAAGGTGCGGCCGAGGGCATTTTTCAGCGCAGCGAAGAGATGTTCGTTAGCGGAGTCTTTGAGTATGGCGATCGCCAGGCACACGATGTGATGACCGCCCGCACCGAAATTGCCGCCCTGGACGCAGAAGTAAGCCCACCCGAAGCGTTGAACCAGGCCGCGCAATGGGGTTTTTCGCGCTTCCCGGTATATGAAACTAATCTCGATAACGTAATTGGCTATGCGCATATCAAAGACCTGATCTGGGCGGATGCGACGATCAAGCTGCGCGATATCGCCCGGCAAGTGATCCTGGTGCCCGAAAGCGCCACCCTGCCAAACGTCTACAAGCGCCTGACCACCGAACGCTCCCATATGGCCATCGTGCTGGATGAGCATGGCGGCACGGCAGGCCTGCTCACCCTGGAAGACGTGCTCGAAGTGATCGTGGGCGAGATCAACGATGAGTACCACATCAGCCGCGGCGACATCAGCCCCCTGGGCAAAGGTGCCTGGCTGGTGGCCGGCGCCACCCCGGTGGATGAGTTGAGCGATGTGGTTGGCGTGCTGATCGAGCCGGATGAGGTGTACTCCACCGCCGCCGGCTTGGTGATGGCGGAGCTCGGGCGCATCCCGCATGTGGGCGAAGTGGTGCACTACAAGAGTCTTATCTTCACCGTGCGCCAGATGGATAATTTGCGCATTGACCAATTACTCGTGCAGCGCACCCCCGCTGGCGCTGCGCTTGACATTGCCCCTTAG
- a CDS encoding GGDEF domain-containing protein: protein MPSIFWGISLGPNPGSLASFLLIVPHYFMFRFVGATLDEHAVLEMLIAHTVFGTVTYFIANGFHLRKSLAEQLEMSERAQVRFRGLFDCTSDMVFILDLDLKIIDANDQALILLGYRRQELLGKSYRDIVAPDEYGDLERRIDATTNTDQRLPVYERTFITKDGQRLIAEIDAGLIADTHGSPMHYQAISRDIRSRKAEETELYHRATHDELTGLYNRALFYTVAWRAVERVKRSLRKLAVLFIDLDGFKKINDNYGHHAGDLMLIKVAQRLGEGIRTTDTLARLGGDEFGIILEDLSAREEAQHVADLLVASLSEPYEIEGQIMRIGASCGISLFPDDETDIDKLVSSADMRMYTLKRDKYASRVAEAGVAAGAHPHHSVSKTS from the coding sequence ATGCCTAGCATCTTCTGGGGCATCTCGCTTGGGCCCAATCCCGGTAGTTTGGCATCCTTTTTGCTGATTGTTCCGCATTACTTCATGTTCCGCTTTGTGGGCGCCACACTGGATGAGCACGCCGTGCTGGAGATGTTGATCGCTCATACGGTCTTTGGCACGGTTACGTATTTCATTGCGAACGGGTTTCATTTACGCAAGAGTTTGGCGGAACAACTGGAGATGTCAGAGCGCGCCCAGGTGCGCTTTCGTGGCCTGTTCGACTGCACCAGCGATATGGTCTTTATCCTCGATCTGGATCTCAAGATTATCGATGCCAACGATCAGGCGCTGATCTTGCTGGGCTATCGCCGCCAGGAACTGCTGGGCAAGTCTTACCGAGATATCGTTGCCCCAGACGAGTATGGCGATCTGGAACGCCGTATCGATGCCACCACCAATACTGATCAGCGCCTGCCGGTGTATGAACGCACCTTTATCACCAAGGACGGCCAGCGCCTGATCGCCGAGATAGATGCCGGCCTGATCGCGGATACCCACGGCAGCCCGATGCATTACCAAGCCATCAGCCGGGATATCCGCTCGCGCAAAGCCGAAGAAACTGAGCTATATCACCGCGCCACGCATGACGAGTTGACCGGGCTATACAATCGCGCCTTGTTCTATACCGTGGCCTGGCGCGCCGTGGAACGCGTGAAGCGCAGCCTGCGCAAACTCGCGGTACTGTTCATTGACCTGGATGGCTTCAAAAAGATCAATGACAACTATGGCCATCACGCTGGCGATTTGATGCTAATCAAGGTGGCCCAACGGCTAGGGGAGGGCATCCGCACTACGGACACCCTGGCGCGCCTTGGCGGCGATGAGTTTGGCATCATCCTCGAAGATCTGAGTGCGCGTGAAGAAGCGCAGCATGTAGCCGACCTGCTAGTAGCCTCGCTCAGTGAGCCCTATGAGATCGAGGGTCAGATCATGAGGATTGGTGCCAGTTGTGGCATCAGCCTCTTCCCCGATGATGAGACCGATATCGATAAACTGGTGAGCTCAGCAGATATGCGTATGTACACCCTCAAGCGCGATAAGTATGCCAGCCGAGTAGCCGAGGCAGGCGTGGCGGCTGGCGCTCATCCGCATCACTCCGTTTCGAAAACTTCATAG
- a CDS encoding tyrosine-type recombinase/integrase, producing MSKITIQDAIDRYLDSVRMARAHNTAMTYKKAMLAFVACLNAEGIAAEAPLEQLGEEAVAHFAAFSKDKSAATERLRLQAAAGFYEFLVAERLAEPNLPRVRMLIRQRGRRPGPRLPQFPRQDIERMLEYADGLDQHPAADELERLRNQRDKALILTLGETGLRIHEACNLRRGDMQLQENKAIVIGKGNREAIVRFSTRAMRAIRSYLQARGSLDGASGRQLGSLPVFARHDKGAGNKQVKAITPSTGRNIIAQHVAAALGPEAAGTITPHSFRHYFVTTVLRGTGNLKMAQELARHKNIQVTQRYAHLSDDELDRGFYEVFETE from the coding sequence ATGAGCAAAATTACTATTCAAGATGCCATTGATCGCTATCTGGATAGCGTGCGGATGGCCCGCGCCCACAACACTGCCATGACCTATAAAAAGGCCATGCTAGCCTTCGTGGCCTGCCTGAATGCGGAAGGCATTGCTGCCGAGGCGCCTTTAGAACAACTTGGCGAAGAAGCCGTAGCGCATTTTGCCGCCTTCTCCAAAGACAAGTCTGCCGCCACGGAGCGCCTGCGCCTACAGGCCGCCGCGGGCTTCTACGAGTTCCTCGTGGCTGAGCGTCTGGCGGAGCCTAACCTGCCACGCGTGCGCATGCTCATCCGCCAACGCGGCCGGCGGCCCGGCCCGCGCCTGCCGCAGTTTCCACGCCAAGATATAGAACGCATGCTCGAGTATGCCGATGGGCTCGATCAACACCCCGCGGCCGATGAGCTGGAACGGCTACGCAACCAGCGTGACAAGGCGCTCATCCTCACCCTGGGCGAAACCGGCCTGCGCATCCACGAAGCCTGCAACCTACGCCGTGGCGATATGCAACTACAGGAGAACAAAGCCATCGTGATCGGCAAAGGCAACCGTGAGGCTATCGTACGCTTCTCCACGCGGGCCATGCGCGCGATCCGCAGCTACCTGCAGGCGCGTGGCAGCCTGGACGGCGCCAGCGGGCGCCAACTGGGCAGCCTGCCCGTGTTCGCCCGGCACGACAAAGGCGCCGGTAACAAGCAGGTCAAGGCGATCACGCCCAGCACCGGGCGCAACATCATCGCCCAGCATGTGGCCGCTGCCCTTGGCCCAGAGGCGGCCGGCACGATCACGCCGCACAGTTTCCGTCACTACTTTGTCACTACGGTGCTGCGCGGTACGGGAAACCTGAAGATGGCGCAAGAGCTAGCCCGGCACAAAAACATCCAGGTGACGCAACGCTACGCCCACCTGAGCGATGACGAGCTGGACCGGGGATTCTATGAAGTTTTCGAAACGGAGTGA